A region from the Melioribacteraceae bacterium 4301-Me genome encodes:
- a CDS encoding methylenetetrahydrofolate reductase gives MKVTEHLEKANDTLISFEIIPPKRGGDIKQLLNVLDDIVKYKPPFIDITSHAAEVVYEEKSDGDFSMRIKRKRPGTLGICALIQNKYNIDAVPHVLCRGFTREETEDFLIELHYLGIENVLAIRGDDSGFNKPVKFGRSVNNYAVDLIKQISDINNGHYLEDNLLDAYPMDFCIGTSGYPEKHFEAPNLLTDIKFTKSKVDAGASYIVTQMFYDNKVYFDYVELCRREGINVPIIPGLKLLTSKIQLNTIPKNFYIDIPNELALEIEKAKPEHVIEIGVEWTFKQVEELLNKKVPAIHFYIMQNSQPIKMLMKKLGF, from the coding sequence ATGAAAGTTACTGAGCACTTAGAGAAAGCTAACGATACATTAATTAGTTTTGAAATTATACCGCCAAAACGTGGCGGTGATATAAAACAATTGCTAAATGTTTTAGACGATATCGTAAAATATAAACCTCCATTTATTGATATAACAAGCCACGCCGCAGAAGTTGTTTACGAGGAAAAATCCGACGGCGATTTCTCAATGAGAATAAAAAGAAAAAGACCCGGCACATTGGGTATTTGTGCACTTATACAAAATAAGTATAATATTGATGCGGTGCCCCATGTTTTATGTAGAGGTTTTACAAGAGAAGAAACAGAAGATTTCTTAATTGAACTTCATTATTTAGGTATAGAAAATGTACTTGCCATTAGAGGAGATGATAGTGGTTTTAATAAGCCGGTAAAATTTGGAAGAAGTGTAAATAACTATGCAGTTGACTTAATAAAGCAAATTTCTGATATAAATAATGGACACTATTTGGAAGATAACCTTTTAGATGCATATCCAATGGATTTTTGTATAGGTACGAGTGGCTATCCTGAAAAACATTTCGAGGCACCTAACTTGTTAACAGATATTAAATTTACAAAATCAAAAGTCGACGCTGGAGCCTCGTATATTGTAACTCAAATGTTCTACGATAATAAAGTTTACTTTGACTATGTTGAGCTTTGCAGAAGAGAAGGAATTAATGTTCCAATTATTCCGGGTTTAAAGTTATTAACCTCCAAAATTCAACTAAATACAATACCGAAAAATTTTTACATTGATATACCAAATGAACTTGCATTGGAAATCGAAAAAGCTAAGCCAGAACATGTAATTGAAATTGGTGTGGAATGGACTTTTAAGCAAGTTGAAGAACTACTTAATAAAAAAGTCCCAGCAATACATTTCTATATTATGCAGAATTCGCAGCCAATAAAAATGCTTATGAAAAAACTAGGGTTTTAA
- a CDS encoding Gfo/Idh/MocA family protein produces MPLLEPKIRIASKFQKLKWGVAGCGNFAENSFLPALQIFKKNRLMAVYSHTKERAMFISNKFGAPYSYDNFDEFLKCDFDILYISSANADHYWQVIKAAEAKKQILCEVPIAVNSQQVQEIINVCKENKIIIVPNYIHRFHPIVNKAKELVTNQIIGKIISISANYNIDLAPSENFRFNKKLSGGGALIDLGSQMIDVLRFFGGEISDVKGYKDNIIYKSEVEDFASAIVKFEKSGYGYFNVSYNAKNTLNKIEIIGYKGSISIENFIFGKNKPTKLIIDIFGEGKKVFMKRTNKLKYVIKETQKIMTKKTLPQLLSLENGLINLKIIEEVYKQCP; encoded by the coding sequence ATGCCTTTATTAGAACCTAAAATTAGAATAGCATCAAAATTTCAAAAACTTAAATGGGGTGTTGCCGGCTGCGGTAACTTTGCTGAAAATAGCTTCTTGCCTGCGCTCCAAATCTTTAAGAAAAATAGATTAATGGCGGTTTACAGTCACACTAAAGAACGAGCAATGTTTATTAGCAATAAGTTTGGTGCACCTTATTCTTATGATAACTTTGATGAGTTTCTAAAATGTGACTTTGATATTCTTTATATTTCAAGTGCTAATGCCGACCATTATTGGCAGGTTATAAAAGCAGCCGAAGCCAAAAAACAAATTTTGTGTGAAGTACCAATAGCTGTGAATTCTCAGCAAGTTCAAGAAATAATTAATGTATGTAAAGAGAACAAAATTATAATCGTACCTAATTATATTCATCGATTTCATCCAATAGTTAATAAAGCAAAGGAGCTGGTCACTAACCAAATTATTGGTAAAATAATCTCAATCTCTGCAAATTACAACATTGATTTAGCCCCAAGTGAAAATTTTAGATTTAATAAAAAACTAAGCGGTGGCGGTGCACTAATAGACTTAGGTTCGCAGATGATAGATGTGCTGCGTTTCTTTGGAGGTGAAATTTCTGATGTTAAAGGTTATAAGGATAATATAATATACAAAAGTGAAGTGGAAGATTTTGCCTCAGCCATAGTTAAATTTGAAAAAAGCGGCTATGGCTATTTTAATGTTTCTTATAATGCTAAAAATACTTTGAACAAAATAGAAATAATAGGCTACAAAGGTTCGATAAGCATAGAGAATTTTATTTTCGGTAAGAATAAACCCACCAAATTAATAATTGATATTTTTGGGGAAGGAAAAAAAGTTTTTATGAAACGCACAAATAAACTAAAATATGTTATTAAAGAAACTCAGAAGATAATGACAAAGAAAACACTACCACAACTTTTATCACTTGAAAATGGATTGATAAACTTAAAAATTATAGAAGAAGTTTATAAGCAATGTCCTTAA
- a CDS encoding class II aldolase/adducin family protein produces MSLRSELTVYCHKVYEKEYVSAYDGNLSARIDGRRILITPSGKCKGEIKEDDLLEIDYDGNLLAGNGKVSTEVKIHLLVYKLRNDIHSVIHCHPPFATAFATLGEGFNKPVLPESVLSLGKVPLCKYGTPSTDELPNSMLPYIDFSWAFLLENHGAVTIGKNIKGAYFRMEKLEHTAKTIFIARLLGREKTIPLQKLKELYSIAEKVYGIKIDNRNRMDY; encoded by the coding sequence ATGTCCTTAAGAAGTGAACTAACTGTTTACTGTCATAAAGTTTATGAGAAAGAGTATGTCTCCGCTTACGATGGCAATCTTTCTGCGCGCATTGATGGGCGAAGAATATTAATAACACCATCAGGTAAATGTAAAGGTGAAATCAAAGAAGATGATTTGCTGGAAATTGATTACGATGGAAACTTGCTGGCTGGTAATGGAAAAGTTTCTACTGAAGTGAAAATTCATTTGTTGGTATACAAACTAAGGAACGACATTCACTCAGTAATTCATTGTCATCCTCCTTTTGCAACTGCTTTCGCAACATTGGGTGAAGGCTTTAATAAACCTGTCTTACCAGAATCTGTCCTATCACTTGGTAAGGTGCCTTTATGTAAGTATGGTACTCCATCTACTGATGAACTGCCAAATTCTATGCTACCTTATATTGACTTTAGCTGGGCATTCCTTCTCGAGAATCACGGCGCTGTAACAATTGGTAAGAACATTAAAGGTGCTTATTTTAGAATGGAAAAATTGGAACATACGGCAAAAACTATTTTTATTGCACGGTTATTAGGCAGAGAAAAAACGATTCCTCTCCAAAAATTAAAGGAACTTTATTCAATAGCTGAAAAAGTATACGGAATTAAAATAGACAATAGAAATAGAATGGACTATTAA
- a CDS encoding D-alanine--D-alanine ligase: MNNNSKINVALLLGGISSERDVSISTGESVYYALNRLGYNVTVIDPAYGKNQPKEIVNFFNHQDYTEKSVRNYLEAINSPIFDNIDVAFIALHGKWGEDGKIQSLLELRNVKYTGSKVLPSALAMDKCLSKIMFSHYDVSTPKWFLVRENDNDFQLIKEKIKKFFGYPCVVKPNDEGSTVGLSICRGDIEVEKAVEKARSFSEKVLIEEYIEGRELTVGVLNQQVLPVLEIKPKGGFYDYEHKYTAGMSDYIVPAEIPLKVSEHLQQQALRAFNSLGCQSYARIDFRLTKDNQPYCLEVNTLPGMTNTSLVPKMAKAVGITFDELVDRIVKDALK, encoded by the coding sequence ATGAATAACAACAGTAAAATTAATGTGGCATTACTTTTAGGTGGTATTTCTAGCGAAAGGGATGTTTCTATATCGACCGGCGAGTCTGTTTACTATGCTCTAAACCGACTCGGATATAATGTAACTGTAATAGACCCAGCCTACGGAAAAAATCAGCCTAAAGAAATTGTTAATTTTTTTAACCATCAAGATTATACTGAAAAATCTGTTAGAAATTATTTGGAGGCCATTAATTCTCCAATTTTTGACAATATTGACGTAGCATTCATAGCTCTTCATGGTAAATGGGGAGAAGACGGGAAAATTCAATCCCTTCTTGAACTACGAAATGTTAAGTATACAGGTTCTAAAGTTTTGCCGAGCGCTTTAGCTATGGATAAGTGTTTGTCAAAAATAATGTTTAGTCATTATGATGTTAGTACGCCAAAATGGTTTTTGGTAAGAGAGAACGATAACGATTTTCAATTAATTAAAGAGAAAATAAAAAAGTTTTTTGGTTATCCTTGCGTTGTTAAACCGAATGATGAAGGTTCTACAGTTGGGTTATCAATATGTAGAGGAGATATTGAGGTAGAAAAAGCAGTAGAGAAAGCTAGGTCTTTTTCTGAAAAGGTTTTAATAGAGGAGTATATTGAAGGCAGAGAGTTGACAGTAGGTGTTCTTAATCAACAAGTACTGCCTGTGTTAGAAATTAAACCTAAAGGAGGGTTTTACGATTATGAACATAAATACACTGCTGGAATGAGCGATTACATAGTACCAGCAGAAATTCCGTTAAAAGTTTCTGAACATCTTCAGCAACAAGCATTGCGTGCTTTTAACTCACTGGGCTGTCAATCCTATGCGCGCATTGATTTTAGGTTAACAAAAGACAATCAACCATATTGCTTAGAAGTTAACACATTACCCGGAATGACTAATACTAGTCTCGTACCAAAAATGGCAAAAGCGGTAGGAATCACTTTTGATGAATTAGTAGATAGAATTGTTAAAGATGCTCTCAAGTGA
- a CDS encoding septum formation initiator family protein, with translation MSKKILIRLIILLLLFVAIIFLMFNDNGILKYVKTKAEVNNLETQIKKYDDSLAVVSKQIDSLKNNKFMIEKVAREKYRMKKKNEKVLKVEEN, from the coding sequence ATGAGTAAAAAGATCTTAATAAGACTTATTATTTTACTTTTACTTTTCGTTGCTATCATCTTCCTAATGTTTAATGATAACGGCATTCTAAAATATGTTAAAACTAAAGCAGAAGTAAATAATTTAGAAACTCAAATTAAAAAATACGATGATTCGCTGGCGGTAGTCTCAAAGCAAATTGACTCGCTAAAAAACAACAAGTTTATGATTGAAAAAGTGGCTAGAGAAAAATATCGTATGAAGAAAAAAAATGAAAAAGTGTTGAAAGTAGAAGAAAATTAG
- a CDS encoding replication-associated recombination protein A — MTNQIKIPSKPLAERCRPRRLEEFCGQEKLLGKDKPLRLMIENDKLSSMILWGPPGSGKTTIAKIISEHTKSEFYQINAVSSGVKEVRTIIENARINREYNKRTILFIDEIHRFNKAQQDALLSSIEKGEIILIGATTENPSFEIIPALRSRVMVYVLETLSKNNLNDILNYALEKDEFLRDLSITEVDRDFLFFVSGGDARILLNVFEAAIYTQLDKGNIKVTKEIIEEVLQRKNISYDKSGEEHYNIISAFIKSIRGSDPDASVYWLARMLEGGEDPLFIARRMLILASEDIGNASPNALVLAEATFSAVEKIGMPESRIILSQCATYLAASPKSNASYIAIEEALNDVRNHPLYPVPLHLRNAPTKLMQELKYGDNYKYPHDYDEHFVKENYLPKELSDKQYYLPTNIGHEKNIRERLRLLWGNLKKY; from the coding sequence ATGACAAATCAAATTAAAATACCCTCGAAGCCTTTGGCTGAAAGATGCCGACCACGTAGGTTAGAGGAATTTTGTGGACAGGAGAAATTATTAGGCAAAGATAAACCGCTTCGTTTGATGATTGAAAATGATAAGTTGTCTTCGATGATACTTTGGGGTCCGCCCGGCAGCGGTAAAACAACTATTGCTAAAATTATTTCTGAACATACAAAATCTGAGTTTTACCAAATAAATGCTGTCTCATCCGGCGTAAAAGAGGTAAGGACTATAATTGAAAATGCGAGAATTAACAGAGAGTATAATAAACGAACTATTTTATTTATCGATGAAATACATCGTTTTAATAAAGCTCAACAAGATGCCCTTCTTTCGTCAATAGAAAAAGGAGAAATAATTTTAATAGGCGCTACAACTGAAAACCCCTCTTTCGAAATTATACCAGCATTACGTTCCAGAGTAATGGTTTATGTACTTGAAACACTAAGTAAGAATAATTTAAATGATATACTCAATTATGCATTGGAAAAAGATGAATTTTTGAGGGACTTATCAATAACTGAGGTTGACCGCGACTTTCTCTTTTTTGTTTCAGGTGGGGATGCAAGAATATTGCTGAATGTATTTGAAGCAGCAATATATACTCAGTTAGATAAAGGAAATATAAAAGTAACCAAAGAAATTATTGAGGAAGTTTTACAAAGAAAAAATATAAGTTATGACAAAAGTGGGGAAGAGCATTATAATATAATTTCAGCATTTATAAAGAGTATACGAGGTTCAGATCCAGATGCATCTGTTTATTGGCTTGCAAGAATGCTTGAAGGTGGTGAAGATCCGTTATTTATAGCAAGAAGAATGCTAATACTTGCTTCAGAAGATATTGGTAATGCCTCTCCAAATGCGCTTGTTCTTGCAGAAGCCACTTTTAGTGCTGTGGAAAAAATTGGAATGCCCGAATCAAGAATAATTTTATCACAATGTGCAACCTATTTAGCTGCCTCACCTAAAAGTAATGCCTCTTATATTGCTATTGAGGAAGCATTAAATGATGTAAGAAATCATCCTCTTTATCCTGTTCCATTGCACTTAAGAAATGCACCAACAAAGTTAATGCAAGAATTAAAATATGGAGATAATTATAAATACCCACACGATTATGATGAACATTTCGTAAAAGAAAATTATTTGCCAAAGGAGCTTAGTGATAAACAATATTATTTGCCTACCAATATTGGACATGAAAAAAACATTAGAGAAAGATTGAGACTATTATGGGGTAACCTTAAAAAATACTAA
- the dprA gene encoding DNA-processing protein DprA, producing MELDNIARLKLLLSVEGIGPHKVLNLISKFSSIESIWHCTYNQLVSVDGIYKALADKIIAALKNLESFKEQTKRELDKLFKIKGSILTYWDEDYPAFLRKIYFPPVILYMLGKFDKADIDSLAIVGTRQPTPYGKKIAETLTADLVNNGLTIISGLARGIDSIAHSTALKNNGRTIAVIGSGLDVIYPPENKNLFWKIVENGAVISEYALGTKPDAQNFPRRNRIISGLSLGTLIIETKLNGGAMQTAEYALDQNREVFAVPGNLDNIKSEGPNTLIKKGEAKLVQCAEDILIELPVKVKRLDKKQELKKNIDLTLFEEKILRVLNSTPKYIDNIATECSMSTSDCLVNLLSLEFKGLVQQLPGKMFISV from the coding sequence TTGGAATTAGACAATATTGCTAGACTTAAATTATTACTTAGCGTTGAGGGAATTGGACCTCATAAAGTACTAAATCTAATTTCAAAATTTTCTTCTATAGAATCAATTTGGCATTGTACATATAACCAGTTAGTTAGTGTGGATGGCATATATAAAGCACTAGCTGACAAAATTATTGCTGCATTAAAGAACTTGGAATCATTCAAAGAACAAACCAAAAGGGAATTAGATAAGCTATTTAAAATAAAAGGTTCTATTTTAACTTATTGGGACGAAGATTATCCTGCATTTCTTCGTAAAATTTATTTCCCTCCTGTAATTTTATATATGCTGGGAAAGTTTGATAAAGCCGATATAGATTCACTGGCAATTGTAGGTACAAGACAACCAACTCCTTATGGTAAAAAAATAGCAGAAACTTTAACCGCTGATTTAGTAAATAACGGTTTAACAATTATAAGTGGATTAGCAAGAGGAATAGATTCTATTGCCCATAGTACCGCCTTAAAAAATAACGGCAGAACAATTGCCGTTATTGGCTCTGGACTTGATGTTATATATCCACCTGAAAATAAAAACCTTTTTTGGAAAATTGTAGAAAATGGGGCAGTTATAAGTGAATATGCGTTAGGAACTAAACCTGACGCTCAAAATTTTCCTAGAAGAAATAGAATTATATCAGGTTTATCATTAGGTACATTAATTATCGAGACTAAATTAAACGGCGGGGCAATGCAAACCGCAGAATATGCACTTGATCAAAACAGAGAGGTTTTTGCCGTACCAGGCAATTTAGACAACATAAAAAGTGAAGGTCCAAATACATTGATAAAAAAAGGAGAAGCTAAATTAGTGCAATGCGCAGAGGATATTTTAATTGAACTTCCTGTTAAAGTTAAACGCTTAGATAAAAAACAAGAGCTTAAAAAAAATATAGATTTAACTCTATTTGAGGAGAAAATTCTAAGAGTTCTAAATTCAACTCCTAAATACATTGATAATATTGCTACTGAATGCTCTATGAGTACTTCTGATTGTCTAGTAAATCTATTGTCACTTGAGTTTAAAGGTTTAGTACAACAATTGCCTGGTAAAATGTTTATTAGTGTTTAG
- a CDS encoding EutN/CcmL family microcompartment protein has translation MFLAKIKGNIVSTPKNKYLLGHKLLIVHPIDFNGNFIGKKDIIALDLIDAGIGDTVLVCQEGDAIQQILGHSNAPVNTMVIAVVDDVELTNF, from the coding sequence ATGTTCCTAGCCAAAATTAAAGGTAATATTGTATCTACTCCAAAAAACAAATACTTACTCGGGCATAAATTGTTGATTGTTCATCCAATTGATTTTAATGGAAATTTTATTGGCAAAAAAGATATAATTGCACTTGACTTAATAGATGCTGGTATTGGCGATACTGTGTTAGTGTGTCAAGAAGGTGATGCTATTCAACAAATTTTAGGGCATTCTAATGCACCCGTGAACACAATGGTAATTGCTGTAGTAGATGATGTTGAACTAACAAATTTCTAA